CGGCGGCTTCGTGCGGCAGTACCAGGTGCTCGCCGACCCGGACCGGCTGCGCTATTACGGCCTGGACCTGAAGGACGTGCACCGCGCGCTGGCCAGCAACAACGCCAACTCGGGCGGCGGGATCCTGGTGCAGGGCGCCGAGCAGTACCTGGTGCGCGGCGTCGGCCTGATCGGCGGCCTGCAGGACATCGAGGCGATCGTCATCAAGGAGTCGGGCGGGACGCCGGTCTACCTGCGCGACGTGGCGCAGGTCCGCTTCGGCGAAGAGGTCCGCTACGGCGCGATGATCAAGGACGGCTACACCGAGGCGGTCGGCGGCATCGTGATGATGATTCGCGGGGGCAACGCCAAGGACGTCGTCGAGCGCGTCAAGCAGCGGGTCGCCGAGATCAACGACCGCGGCATGCTGCCCGGCGGGCTCAAGATCGTCCCGTACTACGACCGATCCGAGCTGGTCGACGCCGCGCTGTGGACCGTCACCAAGGTGCTGCTCGAGGGCGTCGTGTTCGTCACGATCGTGCTGTTCCTGTTCCTCGGCGACCTGCGCTCCAGCCTGATCGTTATCGCAACGCTGGCGCTGGTGCCGCTTGCCACCTTCATCGTGATGAACCAGGTCGGGCTGTCGGCCAACCTGATGTCGCTGGGAGGCATGGCGATCGCGATCGGCCTGATGATCGACGGCTCGGTGGTCGTGGTCGAGAACGCGCACGCGAGGATGGCGATGCGCCCGGGCGAGAACCGCGCGCGCGTGGTGCTGGACGCGGTGCGCGAGGTGGCGACGCCGGTCGTCTTCGGCATCGGCATCATCATCCTGGTATTCCTGCCGCTGATGACGCTGCAGGGCATGGAAGGCAAGATGTTCGCGCCGCTCGCCTACACGATCGCTATCGCGCTGGGCATCTCGCTGCTGGTCGCGCTCACGCTGACGCCGGCGCTCTCCTCCTACCTGCTGCGCGCGCCCGCCGGTCACGGCGACCACGACACCTGGCTGGTCGCCTTCCTGAAGCGCCGCTACCTGCGCCTGCTCGACCGGGCTCTCTCGCGCCAGCGCACCACGCTGGCGCTGGCGGTCGCCGCCTTCGCCGGCGCCCTCGCCCTGCTGCCGATGCTGGGCACCTCGTTCATCCCGGAGATGAAGGAAGGCTCGGTCTCGCCGAACATGGACCGGGTGCCGAACATCTCGCTGAACGAGTCGCTCGCGATGGAGATGGAGGCCATGCGGATGATCCGCGAGGTGCCGGGCGTGAAGACGGTCGTGTCGCGGCTGGGCCGCGGCGACAGCCCGGCCGATCCGGCCGGCCCGAACGAGGCCGACGTGATCGCCACGCTGCTGCCGAGGGACCAGTGGCCCGATGGCTGGACGCAGGACGACATCGCGAACGAGATGCGCGAGCGACTGATCGGCTTCCCCGGCGTGCAGGTCGCGATGGCCCAGCCGATTTCGGACCGGGTCGACGAGATGGTCACCGGCGTGCGCTCCGACGTCGCGGTGAAGATCTTCGGCGACGACATGGACGCGCTGCTGGAGAAGGCCGAGGAGATCGCCCGGATCGCCGCGACCGTGCCGGGCATGCGCGACCAGCGCGTCGAGCGGGTCGGCGGCCAGCAGTACCTGACGCTGGCGATCGACCGGCAGGCGATCGCGCGCGCCGGGCTCAACGCCTCGGACGTGCACGAGGTGATCGAGATGGCGATCGGCGGCAAGGTGGCCACCGAAGTCTACGAGGGCGAGCGCCGCTTCCAGGCGATCGTGCGCCTGCCCGAGGCGGTGCGCGACTCGGTCGACGACATCCGCCGGATCACGCTGGCGGCCCCCAACGGCGCGCTGGTCCGGCTCGACAGCCTTGCCCGGATCGAGGTGGTGGACGGCCCGGCGCAGGTCAGCCGGGAAGGGGGCAAGCGGCGTATCGTGGTCGCGATCAACGTGCAGGACCGCGACCTGGGCGGCTTCGTCGCCGACCTGCGCGAGCGCGTCGAGAGCGAGGTCGAGCTGCCGGAGGGCTACTACTTCGAGTGGGGCGGCACCTTCCAGAACATGGAGCGCGCGCTCGGCCACCTGACGATCATCGTGCCGGTCACGGTCGCGGCGATCTTCTTCCTGCTGTTCGTGCTGTTCGACTCGGTGCGTTTCGCGGCGCTGATCATCACGGTGCTGCCGTTCGCGTCGATCGGCGGCGTGGTGGGGCTCTACCTGACCGGCGAGTACCTGTCGGTGCCGGCCTCGGTGGGCTTCATCGCGCTGTGGGGCATCGCGGTGCTCAACGGCGTGGTGCTGGTGAGCTTCATCCGCAAGCTCAGGGCCGAGGGCCGCAGCGTGGCGCAGGCGGTCACCGAAGGCGCCGCCGCGCGGTTCAGGCCGGTGATGATGACCGCGATCGTCGCGATGCTGGGCCTGGTGCCCTTCCTGTTCGCGACCGGGCCCGGCTCCGAGGTGCAGCGGCCGCTCGCGATCGTCGTGATCGGCGGCCTGATCACGTCGACGCTGCTGACGCTGGTGGTGCTGCCGCTGCTCTACCGTTGGGTGGACCGGCAGCGCGCGGTGGAGGTCTGAGGCCGGGCGGGCGCCGGCAAGCTGCTCGGGCGGGCCGGCGGGCCCGCCCGTCAAGGGGGAGCCGGGGCGGCCACCGGGAGCCTCGCGCCCCGGTCGTCCGCCCCGCGCGACTTGCTCAGATGCCGGCCTTCGCCCTCAGCTCGGCGACCTTGTCGGTGCGCTCCCAGCTGAACTCGGGCTCGTCGCGGCCGAAGTGCCCGTAGGCGGCGGTCTTCTCGTAGACCGGACGCAGCAGGTCGAGCATCTTCACGATGCCCTTGGGCCGCAGGTCGAAGACCTCCTGGACGATCCGCGAGATCGTCGCGTCGTCGACCTTGCCGGTGCCCTGCGTGGTCACCATCACCGACGTGGGCCGCGCGATGCCGATCGCGTACGAGACCTGCACCAGGCACTTGCTGGCAAGGCCGGCGGCCACGACGTTCTTCGCCACGTAGCGGGCGGCGTAGGCGGCCGAGCGGTCCACCTTCGACGGGTCCTTGCCGGAGAACGCGCCGCCGCCGTGCGGCGCCGCGCCGCCGTAGGTGTCGACGATGATCTTGCGGCCGGTCAGGCCGCAGTCGCCCTGCGGGCCGCCGATGACGAAGCGGCCGGTCGGGTTGATCAGGTAGCGGACCTCGCCCTTCAGCAGTTCCTTCGGGATGACCGGCTTGATGATCTCCTCGATCACCGCCTCGCGGATCATCGCCTGGCTGATGTCGGGCGAGTGCTGGGTCGACAGCACGACCGTGTCGACCGCCGCCGGCCGGCCGTCGACGTAGCGCAGCGTGACCTGCGACTTCGCGTCCGGGCGCAGCCAGGCTAGCTTGCCGCTGTTGCGAAGCTGCGACTGGCGCTCGACCAGCCGGTGCGAGTAGTAGATCGCCGCCGGCATCAGCTCGGGGGTCTCGTCGCAGGCGTAGCCGAACATCAGGCCCTGGTCGCCGGCGCCCTGGTCGAGGTTGTCGTCGCCGGCCTTGTCGACGCCCTGCGCGATGTCGGGAGACTGCTTGTCGTAGGCCACGAGCACCGCGCAGCCCTTGTAGTCGATGCCGTACTCGGTGTTGTCGTAGCCGATGCGCTTGAGCGTGTCGCGCGCGACCTTGATGTAGTCGACGTTGCCCTGGCTGGTGATCTCGCCGGCGAGCACGACCAGGCCGGTGTTGCACAGGGTTTCGGCGGCGACGCGCGAGTGCGGATCCTGCGCGAGCAGCGCGTCGAGGATCGCGTCGGAAATCTGGTCGGCGACCTTGTCCGGATGGCCTTCGGAAACCGACTCGGAGGTGAACAGGAACTCGTTTGCCAAGACACTTCTCCAGAGGGACTCGGACGGTGGGCCCTCGCCCGGCGGGCGCGGCCCGCTCGGCGTAGCCGACTTGCGGAGAAGCGGCGACGCTTTAGCGGTATTTCCCCGGAGCCTCAGGCCCCGGGCGTCGCCCCGCAAGTTGTCCATTAAACCGGCGACGCGCGGATTATATAGGCGCAGGGATAATCGCGGTGTGAACGAATCCCAGACTTCGCCGATCCGCAAGCCGACGATGCCGCCGCCCGACGACGGTGCGCCGGCCGCCGACGGGGCCGCCGCCCGACTGCTGGCCGCCGGCTTCGGGCTGCTCGGGCGCCTGCCGCTCGGAGCGCTGCGCGCGCTGGGCGCGGTCGCGGGCCTGCTCGTGTTCGCGGCTTCGGGCGCCTACCGGCGCAAGCTCGTCGCCAACCTGCGGCGGGCCGGTTACCCGGGCTCGGGGCCGGCGCTGCGCGCCGCGGCGGGCGCGGGCCGGATGGCCCTCGAACTGCCGTGGATATGGCGCCGTCCGCCGGCCGCGCTCGCCGGCCGGGTGGCCTGCGCCGATCTCGCGGTCCTGGACGCGGTCGAGGCCGAGGGGCGCGGCGTCCTGTTCCTGACGCCGCACCTGGGCGCCTTCGAGGTGACCGCGCGCTGGTACGCGCTGCGCGCGCCGATCACCGTGCTGTTCAGGGAACCGCACAAGGCGCTGATGCGCCCGCTGGTGCGGCAGGCGCGCAACACTTCGTCGATCCGCGCGGTGCCCGCGGCGATGGCCGGGGTGCGATCGCTGCTGCGCGCGCTGCGCGCGGGCGAGGCGGTGGGTATCCTTCCGGACCAGGTTCCGGGGCAAGGCGAGGGCGAGTGGGCGCCCTTCTTCGGCGAGCCGGCGTGGACGATGACGCTGCCGCTGCGGCTCGCCGAGGCGACCGGCGCCGCCGTGGTGCTCGCGGTCGGGGAGCGGGTGCCGGGCGGTTGGCGGCTGCACCTGGAGCGGATGGCCGAGGCTCCGACCCCGGAAGCGCTGAACGCGCGGATGGAGGGACTGGTCCGGCGCTGGCCCGACCAGTACCTGTGGGGTTACAACCGCTACAAGGCGCCCGGCCAGGGCGCCGGGAAGGCGCGCCAGTCAGCGCGCCGGTGAACGGCGCCAGTGAACGGCGCCAGGAAAGGAAACGGCAAGGATGGGGGAAAGACTCGAACGATTCGGTCTCGCGGCGCTGCGCGCGGTTTCGCGCCTGCCGTATCCGGTGCTGCGCCGGATCGGGGAAGCCGTCGGCACGGCGGCGTGGTGGCTGGCGGCGCCGCGCCGGCGCGTCGCGCTGACCAACCTCCGGCTGTGCTTTCCCGACTGGACCGAGGCGAAGCGCAGGCAGGTGGCCCGCGAGCACTTCCGCTTCTTCGTGCGCAGCTTCCTCGAGCGCTTCGTGTTCTGGTACGGATCGCCCGAGCGGATCCGGGCGCTGTGCCGCGTGGAAGGCATCGAGAATCTCGAGGCGCATCACGGCAAGCCGATGATCCTGCTGGCGCCGCACTTCGTGGGGCTGGACGCCGGCGGCACCCGGCTGCAGGCCGACCGGCCGGTCGCGTCGATGTACGCGGCGCAGAAGAGCCGGGTGCTGACCGAGGCGATGACCCAGGGCCGCTCGCGCTTCCACCCGGAGGCCTCGACGATGATCCTGCGCACCGAGGGGCTGCGGGCCGCGCTGCGGCCGATCCGCGACGGCGTGCCCTTCTATTTCCTGCCCGACATGGACCTCGGGCCGCGCGACGCGGTCTTCGTGCCCTTCTTCGGCGTGCCCGCCGCCACGGTCACCTCGATGGCCCGACTGGCGAAGATCACCGGCGCCGTCGTCGTGCCCTGCGTGACCCGGATGACGCCCGACGGTTACGTGGTGCGCGTGCATCCGGCGTGGGACGGCTATCCGTCGGGCGATGCCGAGGCCGACGCGCGCAGGATGAACGCCTTCATCGAGGAGCGGGTGCTCGAGATGCCCGCGCAGTACCTGTGGACGCACAAGCGCTTCAAGACCCGGCCGCCCGGCGAGCCGGGTTTCTACGGCCGCCGGAACTGAGCCGGCGATCGGCGATAATCGGGCGATGAAGCTGCGGTTCACCAAGATGCATGGCGCGGGCAACGATTTCGTCGTGGTCGACGGCGTTCGCCAGCGCGTCGAGCTGCGCCCGGAACAGTGGCGGGCGCTGGCCGACCGGCATTTCGGCGTCGGCGCCGACCAGATACTTCTAGTCGAGCCCGCGCCCGACCTGCCGGACGTCGACTTCCGCTACCGGATCTTCAACGCCGACGGCGGCGAGGTCGAGCAGTGCGGCAACGGCGCGCGCTGCTTCGTGCGCTTCGTCGTCGACCACGGGCTCACCGACAAGCGGGCGATCCGGGTGGCCACGATGTCGGGCGTGATCGAGCCCAGGCTCGAGGACGACGGCCGGGTCACGGTCGACATGGGGCCCCCGGCCTTCGAGCCCGACCGGATCCCGTTCGACGCGTCGGGGCTCGCGCCGCGCGCCGAGGGCCGCGACACGGTCTGGCCGCTCGACGTGGACGGCGCCACGCGCTGGATCTCGGTGGTCTCGATGGGCAATCCGCACGCGGTGCAGTTCGTCGACGACGTCGACGCCGCGCCGGTCGCGCTCGAGGGGCAGCGCATCGAGAATTCGCCGCGCTTTCCGGCCCGGGTGAACGCCGGCTTCGCGCAGCCGGTGCCGGGCGGCCTGAAGCTGCGGGTCTGGGAGCGGGGCGCCGGTGAGACCCTCGCCTGCGGCACCGGCGCCTGCGCGGCCGCGGTGGCCGCGATCCGGCGCGGCCTGGCCGCTTCGCCGGTCGCGGTGCACACGCGCGGCGGCCTGCTGACCATCGCCTGGGAGGGCGGCAACGTGCTGATGACCGGGCCGGCCGCCACCGTTTTCGAGGGCGAGATCGATCTCGCCGCCATCCTTCCATCGGACACCGAATGACCGACACTGCCATCGGCGCCGACGAGGTCGCGCGCTACCTGCACGACCACCCCGAGTTCTTCGAGCAGCACGCCGAGCTGCTCGGCACGATCACGCTGCCGCATCCGCACGGCGGCCGCGCGATCTCGCTGCAGGAGCGCCAGCTCGAGGTGCTGCGCGAGCGGCACCGGCTGCTCGAGCTCAAGCTCGCCGAGCTGATCCGCATCGGCGAGGAGAACGACGCGATCGGCGCCAGGCTGCAGAAGTGGACGCGCCAGCTGCTGCTCGCCGGCGATCCGGACCAGCTGCCCGATCTCGTCGTCGACGGACTCGGCACGATCTTCTCGGTGCCCCAGGTGGCGCTTCGGCTCTGGGGCCTGCGCGACCAATGGGCCGGGCTAGAGTGCGCGCAGCCGGTGCCGGTCGACGTGATCACGCTGACCAACAGCATGACGCAGCCCTTCTGCGGCCCGAACTCCGATTTCCAGGCGGCCACCTGGCTGCCCGATGGCGGGCGCGAGACCCGCTCGATCGCGCTGCTGCCGCTGCGCAAGGGAGTCGACCCGAAGGCCTTCGGCCTGCTGGTGCTCGGCTCGGCCGATCCCGATCGCTTCCGCAGCGGCATGGGCACCGCCTATCTCGAGCGGATCGGCGAGATGGCGAGCGCGGCCCTCTCCCGGCTGGCCGACTGAGGCCGCAGCGGCGACCGGTGGCGCCGTGAGCCAGGTCGAGCGCTACCTGCAGCGCCTGGCCACGCAGCGCGGCTGCTCGCCGCGCACGATCGCCGGCTACCGGGCCGACCTGGGCATCCTCGCGCGGCTGGCCGGCGGCGGCGAGGCGCCGGACTGGGCCGCGCTGACCGAGCATGCGGTCAGGCGCTGGGTCGCGGCCGAGTCGCGCGCCGGGCGGGCGCCGAAGTCGATCGCGCGCAGGCTCTCGGCCTGGCGGGGCTTCTACGACTGGCTGTCCGACGAAGGCCTGGCCGTCGCCAATCCCGCCCGCGGGGTGCGCGCGCCGCGCGCGTCGAAGCGCTTGCCCAAGGCCCTGTCGCCGGACCAGGCCGCGAGCCTGATGGCGGGCGGCGACGACGGCGGCTTCGAATCGCTGCGCGACGCGGCGATGCTCGAGCTGTTCTATTCGTCGGGCCTGCGGCTGTCGGAGCTGACCTCGCTCGACGTCCGCTATTTCGACGCAAGCTCCGGCGACGGCGGGGCGCCGGCCTCGGCCAGCTGGTATTCGGCGGGCGAATCCGAGGTGACCGTCACCGGCAAGGGCGGCCGGCGCCGCACGGTGCCGGTCGGCGGGCCGGCGCGCGAGGCGCTGTCGCGCTGGCTCTCGGCGCGGGACGGCTTCCTGGCCGCGCATCCCGGCGCGGATTCCCGGCCGCTGTTCCTGGCCGCCAGCGGGCGGCGGCTCGCGAACCGGACGGTGCAGGCGCGGCTTCGCCGGCTCGCGATCGAGCGGGGCATCCCGGCGAACGTGCATCCGCACGTGCTGAGGCACTCGTTCGCCAGCCACCTGCTGCAGTCCAGCGGCGACCTGCGCGCCGTCCAGGAGCTGCTCGGGCATGCCAGCATCGCGACCACCCAGATCTACACCTCGCTCGATTTCCAGCGGCTGGCCGCTGTGTACGACGCCGCGCACCCGAGGGCCAAGAGACGCTGATCCGCCGGGCGGCTGTAAACTTCGCCAGGGCTTTCGGACAAATGCAATCGAATGTCATGAAAAGGGCGGCGAGCGACCGATGAGCCAGGCGATCGAGCAGGCGCCCGAGGAGCGCGCCCGCCGGATGATCCGGCGAGTCGGCGCGCGGCTGACCGGCCCTCGGCTCAGGGTGCTCAGCGAGCTGCTGCGTGCCGACCAGGCGCTCACGCACCTGGACCTGCAGCGCCGGGTCGAGGACGGCGCCGAGGCGATCGACCGGGTCACGCTGTACCGGGTGCTCGACTGGCTCGCGGACAGCGGGCTCGCCCACCGGGTGGCGGGACCGGACCGGGTCTTCCGGTTCTCGGCCCAGTCGACCGAAACGCCGCACGGGCACTTCCGTTGCGTGCGTTGCGGCCGCATGTATTGCCTGGGCGGCTCGGCCGAGCTCGAGCGCAGCGTGCGCGCCACGCTGCCCGAGGGCTTCACCGAGGAGCGGGTCGAAGTGACGGTATCGGGCCAGTGCGCGGAGTGCGCGGCGGCCGACTGAAGTAACGGAGCAGGAAAGAAATGGCGGGTACTCAGGTTCCGGTGACCATCCTCACCGGGTTTCTCGGGAGCGGCAAGACCACGCTGCTCAACCGGATCCTCAAGGAAGACCACGGCCACCGCATCGCGGTGATCGAGAACGAATTCGGCGAGGAAGGGGTCGACAACGACCTGCTGCTGCAGGAACGCGACGAGCAGATCGTCGAGATGAACAACGGCTGCATCTGCTGCACGGTGCGGGGCGACCTGATCCGGATCCTCGGCGACCTGGCCGAGCGGCGCGAGGCGGGCGAGATCTCTTTCGACCGGGTGATCATCGAGACCACCGGCATGGCCGACCCGGGCCCGGTGGCCCAGACCTTCTTCATCGACGACGAGATCGCCGACCGCTACCTGCTCGACGCGGTGATCACCGTGGTCGACGCGGTGCACGGCGACAAGCAACTCGACGAGCACACCGAGGCGCAGGAGCAGGTCGGTTTCGCCGACCGGATCCTGATGTCCAAGGTCGACCTGGCCGATCAGGCGAGCCAGGAACGGTTGCGCGAGCGGCTGATGCGCATCAACCCGCGCGCGCCGATCAAGCCCGTGAATTTCGGCAATGCGCCGATCGCCGAGATCCTGGACATTCGGGGTTTCAACCTGAACGCGATCCTGGAGATCGATCCGGAGTTCCTGACCAGCGACGAGCACGAGCACAACGACGCGGTCAAGTCCTTCGTCTTCCGCTCGAAGAAGCCTTTCGACCCCGTCAAGCTGGAGGACTTCCTGTCCGGCGTGATCCAGGTTTACGGCCCAGACCTCTTGCGGTATAAAGGCGTGCTTTTCATGAAGGGGTCCGACCGCCAGACCGTCTTCCAGGGCGTTCACATGATGATGGGCGCGGACACCGGGCGCCGCTGGCAGCCGGGCGAGAAGCCGTCGAGCAAGATGGTCTTCATCGGCCGGAACCTTCCCCGGGAAATGATCGTGAAGGGTCTGGAGCAGTGCCTGGCCTGACCGGCCGGCGCGATCGAGCCCCTGTGGGCTTCCCTTTATCCGTAGTCAGTCACCGGTAACTCAGATGGCCGCAACGAAAGAACAGAAGATGCTGACCGAGGCAGAGCTGCTGAAGATGCCCGAGTCGGCCTACATGAACGAGGCCCAGCTGGCCTTCTTCCGTGCGCGCCTGCAGCAGATGGAGAAGGAGATCCTCGCCAATGCCGGCGAGACCACCGAGCACCTGCGCGAGACCGTCATCGTTCCCGATCCTGCCGACCGGGCCACGATCGAGGAAGAGCACGCGCTCGAGCTGCGCACCCGCGATCGCGAGCGCAAGCTGCTGAAGAAGATCCAGCAGGCGCTGGCCAGCATCGAGTCAGGCGACTACGGCTACTGTGAAGAAACCGGCGAGCCGATCGGCATTCCGCGCCTGCTCGCCCGGCCGACCGCCACGCTGTCGCTCGAGGCCCAGCAGCGGCGCGAGCTGCGCCAGAAGCTGTACGGCGACTGAACGGCGACCTGGGCGCCGACGACAGGCGCCCCGGGACGGATCCACGGTCGCCCCGGCAGGGCTGCCCCTTAGGGGTACGTGCTAGACTGGCCCGCTCCGAGCCATCGCGAGCAGCGCGCCCGATCCGTGGTCTTCTCGATCTTCAGCCGGAAGGACAAGTCCCCGTCGCGACGCGACAAGCCGGACGCTGCGCGCGCGCCGGACGGGGCTGCCGCTCCCGCAGGCGGCCGGCAGTCGGCGCCCGACACGCTGGCGGCCCGGCGCGAGGCCGCGAGGCTGACCGCCGAGAAGATCGACCGGATCGAGTCCGAGATGATCGCCGACGGCTCCAGGCCGGCGCCCGCTTCCACGATGCGCCTGCGGGCCGACACGGTTCCCGCGGCCGTCGTGGCGCCGCCGTCGCGGCCGGTCACCGACCTGCTGCAGGGCTCGACCTCGCTCGCGCTCGGCGACCCGTCGATGGCCATGGCGATCGACATCAACGCGTCGTCGCTGCCCGGCGCCCTGGAAGAGGGCGCGATCCTCTACGCGAACGGTCAGCCCGATGCGGCCGCGGCCGCGCTGAAGCAGGCCCTGTCCGAGTTCGACCTCGGGGGGTACCAGCAGCTCGGCTGGCTGATGCTGCTCGACCTGCACCAGCTCTCCGGCGACAAGGCGGCCTTCGAGTCGCTGGCGCTCGACTACGCGGCTCGCTTCGAATCGTCGCCGCCGGCCTGGACCGAATCCGAGGACCCGGCAGCCGACGCGCGCCAGCCCGCCGGCTCGGTGGTGGCGTTGCCCGCGAATCTCGACGCATCGGTCGGCGGGCGCGTCGACCTGATCGTTCGCGGCATGGACCGCCGGCGCGAGACAGTGATCGACTGCGGCCCGCTGCAATCCGCCGACGCCGCCGGCGCCGCGCGGCTGATGGCGCTGTTCGGCCAGGTCGGCAAAGTGCCGGCGAGCCGGCACCAGCTGGTGGTGCGCGGCGCGCAGCGGCTGTTCGACGTGGCGCGCGCCGCGATCGAGCCGGGCCGGCGCGACGACAGCGACGCCTGCTGGATGCTTGCGCTGTTCGCGCTGCGGCTGCTCGGCGACCAGCAGGCCTTCGAGGACCTCGGCATCGAGTACTGCGTGACCTTCGAGGTGTCGCCGCCTTCCTGGGAGCCGCTGCCGGCGTCGATCCGCAACGCGTCCGCCGCCGGAGCCGCGGCGGCGCCCGGCGCCGCGCAGGCCGCAGGCTCTCCGCCCGCCGAACCGAATGCCTTCGTTCTCTCGGGCGAGGTCACCGGCCGCGCGGCCGCAGAGATCCGCGCCCTGCGGGCCTTCGCCACCGGGCGCGCCGATGTCGTCATCGATTGCCGGAAGCTGCGCCGG
This genomic window from Zeimonas sediminis contains:
- a CDS encoding efflux RND transporter permease subunit; its protein translation is MLASLVRAAIRQRMIVVVVAMVLLAFGVDAARRLSVDAFPDVTNVQVQIATEAHGRSPEEVERFVTVPLEIAMTGLPGLEEMRSLNKPGLSLITLVFTDDTDVYFARQLVMERMMEVGSRLPPGVMPVLGPVSTALGEVYQYTLERPDDGERALTQEELTERRTAQDWVVRPLLRSIPGVAEINSTGGFVRQYQVLADPDRLRYYGLDLKDVHRALASNNANSGGGILVQGAEQYLVRGVGLIGGLQDIEAIVIKESGGTPVYLRDVAQVRFGEEVRYGAMIKDGYTEAVGGIVMMIRGGNAKDVVERVKQRVAEINDRGMLPGGLKIVPYYDRSELVDAALWTVTKVLLEGVVFVTIVLFLFLGDLRSSLIVIATLALVPLATFIVMNQVGLSANLMSLGGMAIAIGLMIDGSVVVVENAHARMAMRPGENRARVVLDAVREVATPVVFGIGIIILVFLPLMTLQGMEGKMFAPLAYTIAIALGISLLVALTLTPALSSYLLRAPAGHGDHDTWLVAFLKRRYLRLLDRALSRQRTTLALAVAAFAGALALLPMLGTSFIPEMKEGSVSPNMDRVPNISLNESLAMEMEAMRMIREVPGVKTVVSRLGRGDSPADPAGPNEADVIATLLPRDQWPDGWTQDDIANEMRERLIGFPGVQVAMAQPISDRVDEMVTGVRSDVAVKIFGDDMDALLEKAEEIARIAATVPGMRDQRVERVGGQQYLTLAIDRQAIARAGLNASDVHEVIEMAIGGKVATEVYEGERRFQAIVRLPEAVRDSVDDIRRITLAAPNGALVRLDSLARIEVVDGPAQVSREGGKRRIVVAINVQDRDLGGFVADLRERVESEVELPEGYYFEWGGTFQNMERALGHLTIIVPVTVAAIFFLLFVLFDSVRFAALIITVLPFASIGGVVGLYLTGEYLSVPASVGFIALWGIAVLNGVVLVSFIRKLRAEGRSVAQAVTEGAAARFRPVMMTAIVAMLGLVPFLFATGPGSEVQRPLAIVVIGGLITSTLLTLVVLPLLYRWVDRQRAVEV
- the metK gene encoding methionine adenosyltransferase; the protein is MANEFLFTSESVSEGHPDKVADQISDAILDALLAQDPHSRVAAETLCNTGLVVLAGEITSQGNVDYIKVARDTLKRIGYDNTEYGIDYKGCAVLVAYDKQSPDIAQGVDKAGDDNLDQGAGDQGLMFGYACDETPELMPAAIYYSHRLVERQSQLRNSGKLAWLRPDAKSQVTLRYVDGRPAAVDTVVLSTQHSPDISQAMIREAVIEEIIKPVIPKELLKGEVRYLINPTGRFVIGGPQGDCGLTGRKIIVDTYGGAAPHGGGAFSGKDPSKVDRSAAYAARYVAKNVVAAGLASKCLVQVSYAIGIARPTSVMVTTQGTGKVDDATISRIVQEVFDLRPKGIVKMLDLLRPVYEKTAAYGHFGRDEPEFSWERTDKVAELRAKAGI
- a CDS encoding lysophospholipid acyltransferase family protein, whose protein sequence is MLAAGFGLLGRLPLGALRALGAVAGLLVFAASGAYRRKLVANLRRAGYPGSGPALRAAAGAGRMALELPWIWRRPPAALAGRVACADLAVLDAVEAEGRGVLFLTPHLGAFEVTARWYALRAPITVLFREPHKALMRPLVRQARNTSSIRAVPAAMAGVRSLLRALRAGEAVGILPDQVPGQGEGEWAPFFGEPAWTMTLPLRLAEATGAAVVLAVGERVPGGWRLHLERMAEAPTPEALNARMEGLVRRWPDQYLWGYNRYKAPGQGAGKARQSARR
- a CDS encoding lipid A biosynthesis acyltransferase, which gives rise to MGERLERFGLAALRAVSRLPYPVLRRIGEAVGTAAWWLAAPRRRVALTNLRLCFPDWTEAKRRQVAREHFRFFVRSFLERFVFWYGSPERIRALCRVEGIENLEAHHGKPMILLAPHFVGLDAGGTRLQADRPVASMYAAQKSRVLTEAMTQGRSRFHPEASTMILRTEGLRAALRPIRDGVPFYFLPDMDLGPRDAVFVPFFGVPAATVTSMARLAKITGAVVVPCVTRMTPDGYVVRVHPAWDGYPSGDAEADARRMNAFIEERVLEMPAQYLWTHKRFKTRPPGEPGFYGRRN
- the dapF gene encoding diaminopimelate epimerase, which encodes MKLRFTKMHGAGNDFVVVDGVRQRVELRPEQWRALADRHFGVGADQILLVEPAPDLPDVDFRYRIFNADGGEVEQCGNGARCFVRFVVDHGLTDKRAIRVATMSGVIEPRLEDDGRVTVDMGPPAFEPDRIPFDASGLAPRAEGRDTVWPLDVDGATRWISVVSMGNPHAVQFVDDVDAAPVALEGQRIENSPRFPARVNAGFAQPVPGGLKLRVWERGAGETLACGTGACAAAVAAIRRGLAASPVAVHTRGGLLTIAWEGGNVLMTGPAATVFEGEIDLAAILPSDTE
- a CDS encoding DUF484 family protein, coding for MTDTAIGADEVARYLHDHPEFFEQHAELLGTITLPHPHGGRAISLQERQLEVLRERHRLLELKLAELIRIGEENDAIGARLQKWTRQLLLAGDPDQLPDLVVDGLGTIFSVPQVALRLWGLRDQWAGLECAQPVPVDVITLTNSMTQPFCGPNSDFQAATWLPDGGRETRSIALLPLRKGVDPKAFGLLVLGSADPDRFRSGMGTAYLERIGEMASAALSRLAD
- a CDS encoding tyrosine recombinase XerC; the protein is MSQVERYLQRLATQRGCSPRTIAGYRADLGILARLAGGGEAPDWAALTEHAVRRWVAAESRAGRAPKSIARRLSAWRGFYDWLSDEGLAVANPARGVRAPRASKRLPKALSPDQAASLMAGGDDGGFESLRDAAMLELFYSSGLRLSELTSLDVRYFDASSGDGGAPASASWYSAGESEVTVTGKGGRRRTVPVGGPAREALSRWLSARDGFLAAHPGADSRPLFLAASGRRLANRTVQARLRRLAIERGIPANVHPHVLRHSFASHLLQSSGDLRAVQELLGHASIATTQIYTSLDFQRLAAVYDAAHPRAKRR
- a CDS encoding Fur family transcriptional regulator, whose protein sequence is MSQAIEQAPEERARRMIRRVGARLTGPRLRVLSELLRADQALTHLDLQRRVEDGAEAIDRVTLYRVLDWLADSGLAHRVAGPDRVFRFSAQSTETPHGHFRCVRCGRMYCLGGSAELERSVRATLPEGFTEERVEVTVSGQCAECAAAD
- a CDS encoding CobW family GTP-binding protein, which produces MAGTQVPVTILTGFLGSGKTTLLNRILKEDHGHRIAVIENEFGEEGVDNDLLLQERDEQIVEMNNGCICCTVRGDLIRILGDLAERREAGEISFDRVIIETTGMADPGPVAQTFFIDDEIADRYLLDAVITVVDAVHGDKQLDEHTEAQEQVGFADRILMSKVDLADQASQERLRERLMRINPRAPIKPVNFGNAPIAEILDIRGFNLNAILEIDPEFLTSDEHEHNDAVKSFVFRSKKPFDPVKLEDFLSGVIQVYGPDLLRYKGVLFMKGSDRQTVFQGVHMMMGADTGRRWQPGEKPSSKMVFIGRNLPREMIVKGLEQCLA
- the dksA gene encoding RNA polymerase-binding protein DksA, yielding MLTEAELLKMPESAYMNEAQLAFFRARLQQMEKEILANAGETTEHLRETVIVPDPADRATIEEEHALELRTRDRERKLLKKIQQALASIESGDYGYCEETGEPIGIPRLLARPTATLSLEAQQRRELRQKLYGD